From Pseudomonas hormoni:
GAACAGCGACTCGCTACCGGCCTTCACCGACGCGCTCAACGAGTGAATACGCGGCAGCAGGCGTGCGAAATAGAACCGAGCGGTGCCCAGTTTGCTCGCGTAGAAATCGTCCTGCGCTTCTTTGCCCAAGGCCGCCTTGGCCATCAGTGCCCACATGTAGGCGTAGGCCACATAACCGAAGGTTTGCAGGTACTCGACCGAGGCCGCGCCGATTTCGCTCGGGTTGTTTTTTGCCCGATCCAGCAACCATGCGGTCAATTCGTCGAGGGTGGTCACGGCATCGTTCAACGGCTTGGTGAACTCGGCCAGGTCAGCGCTGGCAGTCGCGGTGAAGTGACGAATCTCGTCGGCGAACAGGTTGTAGAACGCCCCGCCGCTGCCGACGATCTTGCGTCCTACAAGGTCCAGCGCCTGAATGCCGTTGGTGCCTTCGTAAATCTGGGTGATGCGCACGTCGCGAACCAGTTGCTCCTGGCCCCACTCACGGATGTAACCGTGACCGCCGAAAACCTGCTGGCCGTGAATGGTGGTTTCCAGACCGAGGTCAGTCAGGAACGCCTTGGCCACCGGGGTCAGCAGCGCCACCAGGTCTTCCGCGCGTTTGCGGGTGGTCGCGTCTTCGCTGAACTTGGCGGTGTCCAGTTGCATGGCCACGTACGTCGAGAACGCACGGCCGCCTTCGTTCGAGGCTTTCATCGTCAGCAGCATGCGACGCACGTCCGGGTGGACGATGATCGGGTCAGCCACTTTATCTTTGTTCTGCGCGCCGGTCGGCGAACGGCTTTGCAGACGGTCGCGGGCGTATTCGATGGCGTTCTGGTAAGAGCGCTCGCCAGAGGCCAGGCCCTGGATGCCGACGCCCAGACGTTCGTAGTTCATCATGGTGAACATCGCCGCCAGACCTTTGTTCGGCTCGCCGATCAGATAGCCCACGGCTTCGTCGAAGTTCATCACGCAGGTCGCGGACGCCTGAATGCCCATCTTGTGTTCGATCGAACCGCAGGTCGCCGGGTTGCGCGCGCCCAGGCTGCCATCGGCATTGACCATGAACTTCGGCACCAGGAACAGCGAAATGCCTTTCGGCCCCGCTGGCGCGTCCGGCAGTTTCGCCAGCACCAGGTGGATGATGTTCTCGGTCAGGTCGTGTTCGCCGCCGGTGATGAAAATCTTGGTGCCGCTGACTTTATAGGAACCGTCGGCCTGAGGTTCGGCCTTGGTGCGGATGATCCCCAGGTCTGTGCCGGCGTGCGGCTCGGTCAGGCACATCGAACCGGCCCAGACGCCGGCATACATGTTCGGCAGGTACGCCGCTTTCAGTTCTTCGCTGGCGTGGGCGTTGATCGACAGACAGGCGCCGG
This genomic window contains:
- a CDS encoding acyl-CoA dehydrogenase C-terminal domain-containing protein, with protein sequence MADYKAPLRDMRFVLNEVFEVAKLWAELPALAETVDAETVEAILEEAGKVTSKSIAPLNRAADEEGCHWADGVVTTPAGFTQAYQTYAEGGWVGVGGDPTYGGMGMPKAVSAQVEEMVNSASLSFGLYPMLTAGACLSINAHASEELKAAYLPNMYAGVWAGSMCLTEPHAGTDLGIIRTKAEPQADGSYKVSGTKIFITGGEHDLTENIIHLVLAKLPDAPAGPKGISLFLVPKFMVNADGSLGARNPATCGSIEHKMGIQASATCVMNFDEAVGYLIGEPNKGLAAMFTMMNYERLGVGIQGLASGERSYQNAIEYARDRLQSRSPTGAQNKDKVADPIIVHPDVRRMLLTMKASNEGGRAFSTYVAMQLDTAKFSEDATTRKRAEDLVALLTPVAKAFLTDLGLETTIHGQQVFGGHGYIREWGQEQLVRDVRITQIYEGTNGIQALDLVGRKIVGSGGAFYNLFADEIRHFTATASADLAEFTKPLNDAVTTLDELTAWLLDRAKNNPSEIGAASVEYLQTFGYVAYAYMWALMAKAALGKEAQDDFYASKLGTARFYFARLLPRIHSLSASVKAGSESLFLLDAAQF